The nucleotide sequence GACCCTAACATGCGCCTCATTTACGCGACGGTCTTGAGACACAACGGACACGACGTCGTCGAAGCGACATCGGCTTCGGAGGCCCTGGCAGCGGTGGAACAAGGCGCATTTGATCTCGTCATTCTGGACGTCAAGCTCGGCACAGAAAGCGGCCTGACGGTGCTGCAACGATTGGCGACAACCTCTCCTCATCTGCCGGTCATCTTG is from Blastocatellia bacterium and encodes:
- a CDS encoding response regulator, with amino-acid sequence MARILLVDDDPNMRLIYATVLRHNGHDVVEATSASEALAAVEQGAFDLVILDVKLGTESGLTVLQRLATTSPHLPVILLTAYASFQDDFTSWLADRYLLKSSDLDVFSSEVEQVLQHRRMPPAHRQGVEERVRP